The Gallus gallus isolate bGalGal1 chromosome 23, bGalGal1.mat.broiler.GRCg7b, whole genome shotgun sequence genome includes a region encoding these proteins:
- the TRIT1 gene encoding tRNA dimethylallyltransferase isoform X1, producing the protein MATAPPPSPIPSSSLLPRRQPRLSISRVATVTSLPLPFGGGRRSCHGNGLLSVAVATASVLLPCCHGNAILPTPSCPPPPPPGALGHSSTLPWEGQKGPATRPGPGPRVRPGSVLGRGQAAAVSPGHNAEQRLCRHHMISFVDPLVSNYTVVDFRDKAVALIEDIFARDKIPIVVGGTNYYIESLLWKVLVNTKEKSTMVSGTFTDRKVELEQLDAVDLHRRLSQVDPEMAAKLHPNDKRKVARSLQVFEETGIPHSEILQQQQEEEGGGPLGGPLKYPHSCILWLHADQAALDQRLEQRVDDMLAAGLLEELRDFHQRYNQAKVTENRQDYQHGIFQSIGFKEFHEYLVSEGNCSPETSALLLQKGIQALKQVSKRYARRQNKWVRNRFLKRPGPNVPPVYGLEVSDLLRWEEDVLKPALEIVESFIQGRKPPVEPVKMECDVNENKRSHRVCELCNRVIIGDREWAAHTRSKAHLHHLKKRKKLEAAGHAAETVRDSRSAETAGKDSSMPLL; encoded by the exons ATGGcaaccgccccccccccctccccaatcCCTAGCTCCTCTCTGTTGCCACGGCGACAGCCTCGGCTCTCCATCTCCCGCGTTGCCACGGTGACGAGTCTGCCTCTGCCTTTCGGAGGAGGCCGCCGCAGTTGCCACGGCAACGGGCTCCTCTCTGTTGCCGTGGCAACAGCCTCGGTTCTTCTGCCCTGTTGCCATGGCAACGCCATCCTTCCCACCCCgtcctgcccccccccaccccccccgggCGCTCTGGGGCACAGTTCCACACTTCCCTGGGAAGGCCAAAAGGGTCCGGCAACGAGACCAGGACCGGGACCCAGAGTGCGGCCGGGATCAGTGCTCGGACGCGGGCAAGCAGCAGCCGTGAGCCCGGGACACAATGCG GAGCAGCGCCTGTGCAGACACCACATGATCAGCTTTGTGGATCCTCTCGTCTCCAACTACACAGTGGTGGATTTCAGAGACAAAGCTGTGGCTCTG ATTGAAGATATCTTTGCTCGAGACAAGATTCCGATTGTTGTGGGAGGAACCAACTACTACATCGAGTCTTTGCTTTGGAAGGTCCTTGTCAACACCAAG GAGAAGTCCACCATGGTGTCTGGCACATTCACTGACAGAAaagtggagctggagcagctggatGCTGTTGATCTCCATCGCCGCCTGAGCCAGGTAGACCCAGAGATGGCAGCCAAGCTGCACCCCAACGACAAGCGCAAAGTGGCCAG GAGTCTCCAAGTGTTTGAAGAGACGGGGATCCCCCACAGTGAAatcttgcagcagcagcaggaggaggaaggtggggGACCTCTAGGGGGGCCCCTAAAATATCCACACTCTTGTATCTTGTGGCTTCATGCAGACCAGGCAG ctctggaCCAACGGCTGGAGCAGCGGGTGGATGAtatgctggctgcagggctgctggaagAGCTGCGGGACTTCCACCAACGCTACAATCAAGCAAAGGTGACCGAAAACCG GCAGGATTATCAGCACGGCATCTTCCAGTCCATTGGTTTCAAGGAGTTTCATGAGTACCTTGTCAGTGAGGGAAATTGCTCACCTGAGACCAGTGCCCTGCTACTGCAAAAAG GGATCCAGGCCCTGAAACAGGTGAGCAAGAGATACGCCCGGAGGCAGAACAAATGGGTCCGAAACCGCTTCTTGAAAC GTCCTGGCCCCAATGTGCCCCCAGTGTATGGCTTGGAGGTGTCTGATCTCCTGCGGTGGGAAGAAGATGTGCTGAAGCCTGCTCTGGAGATTGTGGAGAGCTTCATCCAG GGACGCAAGCCGCCCGTGGAGCCTGTAAAGATGGAGTGTGACGTGAATGAGAACAAACGGAGCCATCGTGTGTGTGAGCTGTGCAACAGAGTCATCATCGGGGACAGGGAGTGGGCAG CTCACACACGATCCAAAGCCCACCTACACcacctgaagaagagaaagaagctggAGGCTGCTGGACATGCTGCAGAGACAGTGAGGGACAGCAGGAGCGCAGAGACCGCGGGCAAGGACAGCAGCATGCCTTTGCTGTAG
- the TRIT1 gene encoding tRNA dimethylallyltransferase isoform X3, with protein MAAALCLGRVSPPRPLVVILGATGTGKSALAVQLGLRLGGEIVSADSMQEQRLCRHHMISFVDPLVSNYTVVDFRDKAVALIEDIFARDKIPIVVGGTNYYIESLLWKVLVNTKEKSTMVSGTFTDRKVELEQLDAVDLHRRLSQVDPEMAAKLHPNDKRKVARSLQVFEETGIPHSEILQQQQEEEGGGPLGGPLKYPHSCILWLHADQAALDQRLEQRVDDMLAAGLLEELRDFHQRYNQAKVTENRQDYQHGIFQSIGFKEFHEYLVSEGNCSPETSALLLQKGIQALKQVSKRYARRQNKWVRNRFLKRPGPNVPPVYGLEVSDLLRWEEDVLKPALEIVESFIQGRKPPVEPVKMECDVNENKRSHRVCELCNRVIIGDREWAAHTRSKAHLHHLKKRKKLEAAGHAAETVRDSRSAETAGKDSSMPLL; from the exons ATGGCGGCGGCGTTGTGCTTGGGCCGGGTCTCGCCGCCGCGGCCGCTCGTGGTGATCCTGGGCGCTACCGGCACCGGGAAGTCGGCGCTGGCCGTGCAGCTGGGGCTGCGCCTGGGCGGGGAGATCGTCAGCGCCGACTCCATGCAG GAGCAGCGCCTGTGCAGACACCACATGATCAGCTTTGTGGATCCTCTCGTCTCCAACTACACAGTGGTGGATTTCAGAGACAAAGCTGTGGCTCTG ATTGAAGATATCTTTGCTCGAGACAAGATTCCGATTGTTGTGGGAGGAACCAACTACTACATCGAGTCTTTGCTTTGGAAGGTCCTTGTCAACACCAAG GAGAAGTCCACCATGGTGTCTGGCACATTCACTGACAGAAaagtggagctggagcagctggatGCTGTTGATCTCCATCGCCGCCTGAGCCAGGTAGACCCAGAGATGGCAGCCAAGCTGCACCCCAACGACAAGCGCAAAGTGGCCAG GAGTCTCCAAGTGTTTGAAGAGACGGGGATCCCCCACAGTGAAatcttgcagcagcagcaggaggaggaaggtggggGACCTCTAGGGGGGCCCCTAAAATATCCACACTCTTGTATCTTGTGGCTTCATGCAGACCAGGCAG ctctggaCCAACGGCTGGAGCAGCGGGTGGATGAtatgctggctgcagggctgctggaagAGCTGCGGGACTTCCACCAACGCTACAATCAAGCAAAGGTGACCGAAAACCG GCAGGATTATCAGCACGGCATCTTCCAGTCCATTGGTTTCAAGGAGTTTCATGAGTACCTTGTCAGTGAGGGAAATTGCTCACCTGAGACCAGTGCCCTGCTACTGCAAAAAG GGATCCAGGCCCTGAAACAGGTGAGCAAGAGATACGCCCGGAGGCAGAACAAATGGGTCCGAAACCGCTTCTTGAAAC GTCCTGGCCCCAATGTGCCCCCAGTGTATGGCTTGGAGGTGTCTGATCTCCTGCGGTGGGAAGAAGATGTGCTGAAGCCTGCTCTGGAGATTGTGGAGAGCTTCATCCAG GGACGCAAGCCGCCCGTGGAGCCTGTAAAGATGGAGTGTGACGTGAATGAGAACAAACGGAGCCATCGTGTGTGTGAGCTGTGCAACAGAGTCATCATCGGGGACAGGGAGTGGGCAG CTCACACACGATCCAAAGCCCACCTACACcacctgaagaagagaaagaagctggAGGCTGCTGGACATGCTGCAGAGACAGTGAGGGACAGCAGGAGCGCAGAGACCGCGGGCAAGGACAGCAGCATGCCTTTGCTGTAG
- the TRIT1 gene encoding tRNA dimethylallyltransferase isoform X2 yields the protein MAAALCLGRVSPPRPLVVILGATGTGKSALAVQLGLRLGGEIVSADSMQVYKGLDIITNKVSPQEQRLCRHHMISFVDPLVSNYTVVDFRDKAVALIEDIFARDKIPIVVGGTNYYIESLLWKVLVNTKEKSTMVSGTFTDRKVELEQLDAVDLHRRLSQVDPEMAAKLHPNDKRKVARSLQVFEETGIPHSEILQQQQEEEGGGPLGGPLKYPHSCILWLHADQAALDQRLEQRVDDMLAAGLLEELRDFHQRYNQAKVTENRQDYQHGIFQSIGFKEFHEYLVSEGNCSPETSALLLQKGIQALKQVSKRYARRQNKWVRNRFLKRPGPNVPPVYGLEVSDLLRWEEDVLKPALEIVESFIQGRKPPVEPVKMECDVNENKRSHRVCELCNRVIIGDREWAAHTRSKAHLHHLKKRKKLEAAGHAAETVRDSRSAETAGKDSSMPLL from the exons ATGGCGGCGGCGTTGTGCTTGGGCCGGGTCTCGCCGCCGCGGCCGCTCGTGGTGATCCTGGGCGCTACCGGCACCGGGAAGTCGGCGCTGGCCGTGCAGCTGGGGCTGCGCCTGGGCGGGGAGATCGTCAGCGCCGACTCCATGCAG gTGTACAAGGGCTTGGACATCATCACAAACAAGGTTTCTCCCCAGGAGCAGCGCCTGTGCAGACACCACATGATCAGCTTTGTGGATCCTCTCGTCTCCAACTACACAGTGGTGGATTTCAGAGACAAAGCTGTGGCTCTG ATTGAAGATATCTTTGCTCGAGACAAGATTCCGATTGTTGTGGGAGGAACCAACTACTACATCGAGTCTTTGCTTTGGAAGGTCCTTGTCAACACCAAG GAGAAGTCCACCATGGTGTCTGGCACATTCACTGACAGAAaagtggagctggagcagctggatGCTGTTGATCTCCATCGCCGCCTGAGCCAGGTAGACCCAGAGATGGCAGCCAAGCTGCACCCCAACGACAAGCGCAAAGTGGCCAG GAGTCTCCAAGTGTTTGAAGAGACGGGGATCCCCCACAGTGAAatcttgcagcagcagcaggaggaggaaggtggggGACCTCTAGGGGGGCCCCTAAAATATCCACACTCTTGTATCTTGTGGCTTCATGCAGACCAGGCAG ctctggaCCAACGGCTGGAGCAGCGGGTGGATGAtatgctggctgcagggctgctggaagAGCTGCGGGACTTCCACCAACGCTACAATCAAGCAAAGGTGACCGAAAACCG GCAGGATTATCAGCACGGCATCTTCCAGTCCATTGGTTTCAAGGAGTTTCATGAGTACCTTGTCAGTGAGGGAAATTGCTCACCTGAGACCAGTGCCCTGCTACTGCAAAAAG GGATCCAGGCCCTGAAACAGGTGAGCAAGAGATACGCCCGGAGGCAGAACAAATGGGTCCGAAACCGCTTCTTGAAAC GTCCTGGCCCCAATGTGCCCCCAGTGTATGGCTTGGAGGTGTCTGATCTCCTGCGGTGGGAAGAAGATGTGCTGAAGCCTGCTCTGGAGATTGTGGAGAGCTTCATCCAG GGACGCAAGCCGCCCGTGGAGCCTGTAAAGATGGAGTGTGACGTGAATGAGAACAAACGGAGCCATCGTGTGTGTGAGCTGTGCAACAGAGTCATCATCGGGGACAGGGAGTGGGCAG CTCACACACGATCCAAAGCCCACCTACACcacctgaagaagagaaagaagctggAGGCTGCTGGACATGCTGCAGAGACAGTGAGGGACAGCAGGAGCGCAGAGACCGCGGGCAAGGACAGCAGCATGCCTTTGCTGTAG
- the MYCL gene encoding protein L-Myc encodes MERDAYQHYLYDYDAGEDFHRSTAPSEDIWKKFEFVPTPPLSPLGERPGCSAAEERGCPPRCCLPDEPEYLIGTGQLFGNLSAFILRDCMWSGFSARERLEKAMTEKLSTGTPRAAPHKPSSAPDLGFGSSVSECVDPAAVFLCPLAESKVPPSSGSEGQSDSEGEEIDVVTVEKRQSLSLRKPVTITLRADPLDPCMKHFHISIHQQQHNYAARSPPDACPQPKSPQQDEEELLSAAEPPPSHALPDPGLPKAGPGSDSEDVAKRKNHNYLERKRRNDLRSRFLALRDQVPGLASCPKTPKVVILSKSSEYLQSLISAERRMAAEKRQLRLRQMQLLRQIAQLKGH; translated from the exons ATGGAGCGGGACGCGTACCAGCACTACTTGTACGACTACGATGCGGGGGAGGATTTTCACCGCTCCACGGCTCCCAGCGAGGACATCTGGAAGAAGTTCGAGTTCGTCCCCACGCCACCTCTCTCGCCCCTCGGGGAGCGGCCGGGCTGCTCGGCGGCAGaggagcggggctgcccccCGCGCTGCTGTCTGCCCGACGAACCCGAGTACCTTATCGGCACCGGGCAGCTCTTCGGCAACCTGAGCGCCTTCATTCTGCGGGACTGCATGTGGAGCGGCTTCTCGGCCCGGGAACGGCTGGAGAAGGCGATGACGGAGAAACTTTCCACGGGAACTCCGCGGGCAGCGCCGCACAAACCGTCCTCAGCCCCCGATCTGGGCTTCGGCAGCTCCGTGAGCGAGTGCGTGGACCCCGCCGCCGTGTTCCTGTGCCCCCTGGCCGAGAGCAAAGTGCCCCCGTCCTCGGGGTCGGAGGGGCAAAGCGATTCTG AGGGTGAAGAGATTGATGTGGTCACGGTGGAGAAGAGACAATCGCTCAGCCTGCGGAAGCCAGTCACCATCACGCTGCGTGCCGACCCCCTGGACCCCTGCATGAAGCACTTCCACATCTCcatccaccagcagcagcacaactaCGCCGCTCGCTCACCGCCGGATGCCTGTCCCCAGCCCAAGTCCCCGCAGCAGGACGAGGAAGAGCTGCTCAGCGCTGCAGAACCACCCCCCTCCCATGCGCTGCCTGACCCCGGTTTGCCAAAAGCTGGCCCCGGCTCTGACAGCGAAGACGTGGCCAAGAGGAAAAACCACAACTACCTGGAGCGCAAGCGGCGCAATGACCTGCGCTCACGCTTCCTGGCGCTGCGGGACCAGGTGCCCGGGCTGGCCAGCTGCCCCAAGACACCCAAAGTGGTGATCCTGAGCAAATCCTCCGAGTACCTGCAGTCGCTTATCAGCGCTGAGCGGAGAATGGCAGCTGAGAAGCGGCAGCTGCGGCTGCGGCAGATGCAGTTGCTCAGACAGATTGCTCAGCTCAAGGGGCACTAG